In one window of Hemicordylus capensis ecotype Gifberg chromosome 10, rHemCap1.1.pri, whole genome shotgun sequence DNA:
- the MEX3B gene encoding RNA-binding protein MEX3B isoform X1, with translation MKAPSQVDFRRLPNWGGSTLTSAESNGSGCCWEEPAVLSNKMHPFRNSWGPISPAGASCQTTRKGAGKVITSDTLAEGEGLREAPWDSLAEEVCSAHVRNLAVLTLSVDGRMEEAGGCADRPFHDRRERKRKARSHTSTGNMPSSLFADMERNGSGGGGGGGGETLDDQRALQIALDQLSLLGLDNDETGSLYDNEPRKKSVNMTECVPVPSSEHVAEIVGRQGCKIKALRAKTNTYIKTPVRGEEPLFVVTGRKEDVAMARREIISAAEHFSMIRASRNKNTVLNGTVPSPPNLPGQTTIQVRVPYRVVGLVVGPKGATIKRIQQQTHTYIVTPSRDKEPVFEVTGMPENVDRAREEIEAHIAMRTGGIIELTDDNDFHANGTDVGFELNGGGPGSLWSKPTPPPPPPPPPPPPPVPSSITPTPGRKPFCSYRNDSSSSLGSASTDSYFGNGSVSGGGSARLADYSPPSPALSFTHHNGNNNNNGYGVYGGGGGGGEVLSSPECCGSELPPAFDSPPGFDLAPAPPPGAPLLWSQFERGPSSPSGVAFPAGGAAPANANLALLVSGGQRRGAPAPTRQSPPLHGGGSGGVALAGEQHPLARRVRSDPGGRLIAAAVAAAAAAAAASSSSSCSYPLYANGLGCHLPGLPSDSSASSSSSSSSSSSSSCSSSGMRRKGSRDCSVCFESEVIAALVPCGHNLFCMECANRICEKTEPQCPVCHSAVTQAIRIFS, from the exons CCCAGCCGGAGCCTCTTGCCAAACGACACGGAAGGGGGCGGGCAAGGTCATCACGTCTGATACCCTGGCAGAGggagaaggtctcagggaagCACCTTGGGACAGCTTGGCGGAAGAGGTCTGCAGCGCCCACGTGCGGAACCTGGCAGTGCTGACGCTATCGGTTGATGGCCGCATGGAGGAAGCCGGAGGGTGTGCCGACAGACCATTCCATGACAG gagggagaggaagaggaaggcgcGATCCCACACATCCACCGGGAATATGCCCAGTTCGCTGTTTGCGGACATGGAGAGGAATGGGagcggaggcggaggcggcggagGGGGAGAGACCCTAGATGACCAAAGAGCCCTTCAGATCGCCCTGGATCAGCTCTCCCTCCTGGGCTTGGACAACGATGAGACGGGCTCGCTCTACGACAACGAGCCGCGCAAGAAGAGCGTGAACATGACCGAATGCGTCCCCGTGCCCAGCTCGGAGCATGTCGCGGAGATCGTGGGaaggcaag GTTGTAAAATCAAAGCGCTGCGGGCCAAAACCAACACCTACATCAAGACCCCGGTCCGAGGGGAGGAGCCGCTCTTCGTCGTAACCGGCAGGAAGGAGGATGTGGCCATGGCCCGGAGGGAGATCATCTCGGCGGCGGAGCACTTCTCCATGATCCGCGCCTCCCGGAACAAAAACACCGTCTTGAACGGGACGGTGCCCAGCCCCCCGAACCTGCCCGGGCAGACCACCATCCAAGTTCGGGTGCCTTATCGGGTGGTCGGGCTGGTGGTGGGACCCAAGGGGGCCACCATCAAGCGCATCCAGCAGCAGACGCACACCTACATCGTCACGCCCAGCCGGGACAAAGAGCCCGTCTTCGAGGTGACGGGCATGCCCGAGAACGTGGACCGCGCCCGGGAGGAGATCGAGGCCCACATCGCCATGCGCACCGGCGGCATCATCGAGCTGACCGATGACAACGACTTCCACGCCAACGGCACCGACGTGGGCTTCGAGCTGAACGGCGGCGGCCCGGGCAGCCTCTGGAGCAAGCccacgccgccgccgcctcctcctccacccccgccgccgccccctgtCCCCTCCAGCATCACCCCGACGCCGGGGCGCAAGCCCTTCTGCAGCTACCGCAACGACAGCTCCAGCTCGCTGGGCAGCGCCTCGACGGACTCTTACTTCGGCAACGGGAGCGTCAGCGGCGGTGGCAGCGCCCGCCTGGCCGACTACAGCCCGCCCAGCCCGGCCCTCAGCTTCACCCACCACaacggcaacaacaacaacaacggctaCGGCGTTTACGgaggagggggcggcggcggcgaggtCCTGTCGTCGCCCGAGTGCTGCGGCTCGGAGCTGCCGCCCGCCTTCGACTCCCCGCCGGGTTTCGACTTGGCTCCGGCGCCTCCGCCCGGCGCGCCTCTGCTCTGGTCGCAGTTCGAGCGCGGCCCCTCCTCGCCCAGCGGCGTGGCTTTCCCGGCCGGGGGCGCGGCGCCCGCCAACGCCAACCTGGCCTTGCTGGTGAGCGGCGGCCAGAGGCGTGGCGCCCCGGCCCCGACGCGCCAGTCCCCGCCTCTGCacggaggagggagcggaggcgTGGCGCTGGCGGGCGAGCAGCATCCCCTGGCGCGCCGGGTGCGCAGCGACCCCGGGGGCCGCCTCATCGCCGCCGCCGtggcagccgccgccgcagctgcggccgcctcctcctcctcgtcgtgCTCCTACCCGCTCTACGCCAACGGGCTGGGCTGCCACTTGCCCGGCCTGCCGTCCGACtcctcggcctcctcctcctcgtcgtcCAGCTCTTCCTCTAGCTCCTCCTGCTCTTCGTCCGGCATGCGGAGGAAAGGCAGCCGCGACTGCTCGGTCTGCTTCGAGAGCGAAGTGATCGCCGCCCTGGTGCCCTGCGGCCACAACCTCTTCTGCATGGAGTGTGCCAACCGCATCTGCGAGAAGACGGAGCCCCAGTGCCCCGTCTGCCACAGCGCAGTCACTCAGGCCATCCGGATCTTTTCCTAA
- the MEX3B gene encoding RNA-binding protein MEX3B isoform X2 produces MAAWRKPEGVPTDHSMTGCKIKALRAKTNTYIKTPVRGEEPLFVVTGRKEDVAMARREIISAAEHFSMIRASRNKNTVLNGTVPSPPNLPGQTTIQVRVPYRVVGLVVGPKGATIKRIQQQTHTYIVTPSRDKEPVFEVTGMPENVDRAREEIEAHIAMRTGGIIELTDDNDFHANGTDVGFELNGGGPGSLWSKPTPPPPPPPPPPPPPVPSSITPTPGRKPFCSYRNDSSSSLGSASTDSYFGNGSVSGGGSARLADYSPPSPALSFTHHNGNNNNNGYGVYGGGGGGGEVLSSPECCGSELPPAFDSPPGFDLAPAPPPGAPLLWSQFERGPSSPSGVAFPAGGAAPANANLALLVSGGQRRGAPAPTRQSPPLHGGGSGGVALAGEQHPLARRVRSDPGGRLIAAAVAAAAAAAAASSSSSCSYPLYANGLGCHLPGLPSDSSASSSSSSSSSSSSSCSSSGMRRKGSRDCSVCFESEVIAALVPCGHNLFCMECANRICEKTEPQCPVCHSAVTQAIRIFS; encoded by the exons ATGGCCGCATGGAGGAAGCCGGAGGGTGTGCCGACAGACCATTCCATGACAG GTTGTAAAATCAAAGCGCTGCGGGCCAAAACCAACACCTACATCAAGACCCCGGTCCGAGGGGAGGAGCCGCTCTTCGTCGTAACCGGCAGGAAGGAGGATGTGGCCATGGCCCGGAGGGAGATCATCTCGGCGGCGGAGCACTTCTCCATGATCCGCGCCTCCCGGAACAAAAACACCGTCTTGAACGGGACGGTGCCCAGCCCCCCGAACCTGCCCGGGCAGACCACCATCCAAGTTCGGGTGCCTTATCGGGTGGTCGGGCTGGTGGTGGGACCCAAGGGGGCCACCATCAAGCGCATCCAGCAGCAGACGCACACCTACATCGTCACGCCCAGCCGGGACAAAGAGCCCGTCTTCGAGGTGACGGGCATGCCCGAGAACGTGGACCGCGCCCGGGAGGAGATCGAGGCCCACATCGCCATGCGCACCGGCGGCATCATCGAGCTGACCGATGACAACGACTTCCACGCCAACGGCACCGACGTGGGCTTCGAGCTGAACGGCGGCGGCCCGGGCAGCCTCTGGAGCAAGCccacgccgccgccgcctcctcctccacccccgccgccgccccctgtCCCCTCCAGCATCACCCCGACGCCGGGGCGCAAGCCCTTCTGCAGCTACCGCAACGACAGCTCCAGCTCGCTGGGCAGCGCCTCGACGGACTCTTACTTCGGCAACGGGAGCGTCAGCGGCGGTGGCAGCGCCCGCCTGGCCGACTACAGCCCGCCCAGCCCGGCCCTCAGCTTCACCCACCACaacggcaacaacaacaacaacggctaCGGCGTTTACGgaggagggggcggcggcggcgaggtCCTGTCGTCGCCCGAGTGCTGCGGCTCGGAGCTGCCGCCCGCCTTCGACTCCCCGCCGGGTTTCGACTTGGCTCCGGCGCCTCCGCCCGGCGCGCCTCTGCTCTGGTCGCAGTTCGAGCGCGGCCCCTCCTCGCCCAGCGGCGTGGCTTTCCCGGCCGGGGGCGCGGCGCCCGCCAACGCCAACCTGGCCTTGCTGGTGAGCGGCGGCCAGAGGCGTGGCGCCCCGGCCCCGACGCGCCAGTCCCCGCCTCTGCacggaggagggagcggaggcgTGGCGCTGGCGGGCGAGCAGCATCCCCTGGCGCGCCGGGTGCGCAGCGACCCCGGGGGCCGCCTCATCGCCGCCGCCGtggcagccgccgccgcagctgcggccgcctcctcctcctcgtcgtgCTCCTACCCGCTCTACGCCAACGGGCTGGGCTGCCACTTGCCCGGCCTGCCGTCCGACtcctcggcctcctcctcctcgtcgtcCAGCTCTTCCTCTAGCTCCTCCTGCTCTTCGTCCGGCATGCGGAGGAAAGGCAGCCGCGACTGCTCGGTCTGCTTCGAGAGCGAAGTGATCGCCGCCCTGGTGCCCTGCGGCCACAACCTCTTCTGCATGGAGTGTGCCAACCGCATCTGCGAGAAGACGGAGCCCCAGTGCCCCGTCTGCCACAGCGCAGTCACTCAGGCCATCCGGATCTTTTCCTAA